GTGCTCAATTTCGGGGAAAAGATTGCCGAGGGGCTGCCTGCACAGGTGATTGAGAACCCAGAGGTCAAACGCGTCTATATGGGGGTCGAGGCATGAGTGCGCTTTTGTCAACGCATGATCTGATTGCCGGATATGGTGATATGCGCGCCCTGCACGGGGTCGAGATTTCTGTTTCCGCAGGCGAGACAGTCGCCCTGATCGGTGCGAATGGAGCAGGGAAGTCAACGCTTCTTAAGGCGATCATGGGGGTTTTGCCCGTCGCGCAAGGGATGATCAGGCTTGATGGCAAGGCGGTCGGGGGCCAAAGTCCGCACCTTATGGTCAAGGCGGGCGTTGCCATTGTTCCCGAGGGGCGACGGCTGTTCGTTGGCATGAGCGTGGAAGAAAACCTGCGCATCGCGATTGAACATGCCGCCGAACCCATGGGCGAGCCGTGGACATTGGAGCGTGTTTTCGCGTTGTTTCCCATCTTGCGCGAAAAGGCCAGAACGCTGGTCGAGAACCTGTCCGGGGGCCAGCAGCAGATGGTGTCCATCGGGCGCTCGTTGCTGGTGCAGCCGCGGGTGCTGCTGTGTGATGAAATCAGCCTGGGGCTGGCCCCCAAGGTCGTGCGCGAGATTTATGCGGCACTGCCGGAGATTTCCGCAGGGGGTGTGGCACTGGTTCTGGTCGAACAGGATGTAGGGCTGGCGCAGCGCGCATCCCAACGCCTTTACTGCATGCTTGAAGGACGCATTACGCTTCAGGGTGCGTCCAGTGACATTACCCGCGAGCAGATCTCGGCGGCCTATTTTGGAGCAACTCATGTATTGGATTGACGGTATCGTTCAGGGCATTCTTCTTGGCGGGCTATATGCGCAATACGCCCTTGGAATGGCGCTGATGTTCGGGGTGATGAAGATTGTCAATGTCACGCATGGCGATCTGGTGATCCTGCTTGCGCTTATCGGTATTTCGCTTGCCGACCTGACGGGTCTTGGCCCATGGAGTATTCTGGCAACACTGGTTCCCATCGGTGCGGCGATTGGCTGGATTTTGCAGCGTGCGTTGCTCAATCGGGTGGTAGGGGATGACCCTTTGCCGTCGCTTATCGCAACATTCGGGCTGTCAATCGCGCTACAGAATGCAATGTTGCAGATCTGGTCTGCTGATACGCGGTCGCTTTCGGGGGGCGCGATCCAGCAGGCTTCTATTCCCATAGGATCGCTTTATATCGGTGTGCTGCCGTTGATTGTGCTGATCTGCGCAACTGTTCTGACGGCGGGCATGGCCTTTTTGATGCATTATACGCGCTTTGGCCGCGCGTTGCGCGCTGCCTCTGCTGATGTCGAAGCAGCGGCGATGATGGGGGTAAACCCGAAACGGGTTTATGCCCTTGCTACGGCCATCGCGGTCGGGATTCTGGGCTTTGCCGCCGCCTTTCAGGCGATGCGCGCGACCGTTGCGCCATCTGACGGACCTTTCCAGCTGATTTATGCTTTTGAGGCTGTGATAATCGGCGGGCTTGGCTCGATCTGGGGTGCTTTCACGGGGGCGATGATCCTTGGCATCAGCCAATCCATCGGGTTCCGTATCAATCCGGGCCTTGGCATTCTTGCCGGACATCTGGTGTTCCTGGCGGTGCTGGCGGTGCGCCCGCAGGGCATTTTCAAACGCAAATCCTGAGGTTCAGCATGTCAAAATACCAAGTCATCCGCATGACCCTGTCGGGGCGCATCGCGTGGGTTATCTTTGCGGCTGCGCTGATCTGCATCATCTCGATGCCATGGTGGGCATCGCAAGGATTGATCCGTGATGTTGTGACGCTGGCCTGCTATATTGCCGTTGCGCAGATGTGGAACATGCTGGCCGGGTATGGCGGGCTGGTGTCTGTGGGACAGCAGGCATTTGTGGGCGTGGCGGCCTATGCCATGTTCGTGCTGGCCCAGACCTATGGGATCAATCCCTACAGTGCGGTTTTCATAAGTCTGCTTGCACCAGCAGTGCTGGCCGTGCCGATCTATTTTTTGCTGCACCGGCTGGAAGGGCCATATTTCGCCATCGGCACCTGGGTTGTTGCTGAAGCCTTGCGACTTCTGGCCACAAATATGCCCATGCTGAACGGCGGCGCAGGCATGAGTCTGCGGGTCATGACACAGTTCTCGGTCCACGAACGCGCCATTGCATCATCCCTTTTGGCTGCGCTCTTGTTGCTTGTGACATTGGGCGGCAGCTATCTGGTATTGCGCAGCCGCTACGGGATCGCGATGACCGCGATGCGTGACAATCCCGCTGCGGCGGCCAGTCAGGGCGTCAATGTTCACCGGTTGCGGTTCTATCTGTTCGTTGCGGCCGCAGTCGGGTCGGGTTTCGCGGGTGCGGTCTACTTCATGGCACAACTGCGCATCACACCGCCGTCAGCCTTCGGCATGAACTGGGCCAATCTGGCGATTTTCATTGTCATGGTGGGGGGCATCGGCAGCCTTGAGGGGGTGTTGATCGGTGCGGTTATCTTCTTCTTTGCCGAACGCTGGTTTGGCGAATATGGCGCAAGCTATCTGATCGTTCTGGGTCTGATGACACTGGCCTGCGCGCTGTATTTCAGGGGTGGTCTGTGGGGGTTCTATAGCCGCCATTTCAACGCGCCATGGTTTCCGACCAGACGCCATCTTGTCCGCAACGAGGGAGAGGTGAAATGAAGGCGCTTATTTTTGACGGGTTTGGCAAACCGCTACGGTCTGGTGTCTGCCCTGATCCAGTGCCCGCACGCGACGAGGTTGTTCTGAAGATCTGCCGCTGCGGAATTTGCGGCAGCGATCTGCACATGACCGAAGACCCGGTTTTCGACCTTCAACCAGGCGCGGTGATCGGGCATGAATTCGCCGGAGAAGTGGTCGAGACTGGCGCAGATGTCCAAAATTTGCGCGTGGGCGATCTTGTCGCGGCCGCCCCGTTGCGTGGGTGCGGGATATGCGCCGCCTGTCGCGCAGGCTCGCCCGCATGGTGCGAGAATGGCATGACGCTTATTGGCGGCGGGTATGGACAATACGCAGCCCTCGCCGACCATCAGTTACGGAAATTGCCTGATGGCATCTCACTGGCGGATGGCGCATTGGCAGAGCCCTTGGCCGTTGCATTGCATGGGGTGCTGCGGTCCGGGCTGAAACCGGGCGCGCGGGTGCTTGTCGTGGGGGCCGGGGCAATCGGGCTGGCGGTCGTATACTGGGCGCGGCGGATGGGCGCGCGCACGATTGTCGCGGCGGACCTGAATGATTTTCAGCGTGATCGCGCCGCAGATCTGGGGGCCACGGGGTTTGTCACATCAGGGCCGGATATGGCGCAGCGTGTGGCCGAGGCCTGTGGCGGGCCGCCTGATATTGTCTTTGAATGTGTTGGCAAGGTAGGGCTGATCGATCATTGCATCGATCTGGTGCGTCCGCAGGGAACAGTTTGTGTGTTGGGGCTGTGCACCGGGACCGACAAGTTGGATAGTTTCCGCGCCATTTCGAAAGAGGTGACGGTGGTTATGTCAGTGTTCTTTGATATGCATGAATTCGCCACGGCCATCGATGCGCTGGACGCGGGGCGGTATGCCCCACAAGCGCTGGTATCCGATGTCGTAGGGCTGTCCGAAGCGCCTGCGGCATTCGAGGCACTGCGCCAGCGTACAACACAATGCAAGGTACTGATTGATCCGTTTGCAGATTGAAACAATATGAGCGCAGTTGATAGATTATGTCGGTGCGAACTTTTGCCGAATAAAGTGATCTGTGAGGCAGTCGTGGCTGTGGTTGTTTCTGTCAGTGGCTGCGAGATTGACACGGGCAAAGAACGTGCAAGGCTGGCGCGATCACTGGCCAAGTTCAAACGACCCAAACAGGTATTCGTGATCGCGGACCTCCCTCGCAATGCGATGGGGAAAGTACAAAAAGCACTGCTCCGGCAGCAATACAACGATGTATTCACGGCCTTAATGTGAACACCCTGATCGAAACGGCATTATGCCTGCCACGAGACAAACAGGGTCAGACTCAGCGTCAATCTGCATGAGACGCGGTGGCGGGGCAAAGGACAAGTGGCGGGCCGGAAAGAGCACAAAATGCCACAAGCACATTCATATTCTGACTGCGCGTTGCCGTGCGCTGGTTATGTGCGCCAGAAGGGCGTTTTCCGCAGCTTCCGGACTTCGGCTTTCGATGGCCGTGATGATTGCCAGATGTTCATCCATGACTGAGACGGCAAGTTCAGGCAGCATTCTGGTATCTTCGTTCCGGATAAGCCGGACTTTGATTGCATTGGTGCGGTAGATTGTCCTGATCAGGTCATTGTCCAGCATGTCGATCATCCTGTCGTGGAAATCCCAGTCGATTCGCTGCGCGTTCGCCAGAATATCCGGGGTAATGCCTGAAGCGGCTGCTGCGCGCGCCGCTTCATGATCAGCACGAAGTGTTGCAATCTCCTCATCTGAAACGACGGCTACGAAGTGGCGCACCGCTTCGCGTTCAAGGATGATGCGCAACTGAAATGCATTGCGGATCAGTTCCATATCGACATGCAGGACCTGCAGCCCGCGTTGGGCCACGGTCCGGATCAGGCCATCCGCTTCCAGCCGGGGGATCATTTCGCGCACGGCGCCAAGGCTCATGCCGGTCAGGGCAACAAGTTCCCGTTGTGAAATGAACTGGCCCGGCGAAATCTGACGGGAGAGCAGGTTTTCTGTGAAGGCATCATAGGCCAGTTCCCTTTGCTTCATAATGTCCGCCCCCCTTGTTTGTTGTCGTTCAGCCCTTCAGGGACCTTACAGTAGCAAGTAAGCTTGCGACCAGTGCAGAATCCGCCTGTTCCAGCGGCGGCCTTGTGGTGGCCCAGCCCGGGTCGTCATGCAGTCCGCCGACCAGTGCCTTGACCAACGGCGTAACCGGGGCCGAAACCACGCGGTCCACAAGAGCGTCCATATCAGGGTCGGCCATGCCGGTGCGGATCAGGTTGTCAACACGGGCGGGCAGCAGGTTGCCCATGCCGCTGATCGCACCTGCACCGCCAAGGGGGGCCGCGCGGGCAAGCAGCCGTTCATCCCCGATCAGGATGGCCAGATCGTCCATTGGCAGCAAGCTTGCCGTATGCTCCCAGTCACCGGCGCTGTCCTTGACCCCGAAAATCGTATCACTGAACCTGTCCTTCAACTGGCGTATCAAAGGCGCATCAAAAGCCACGCCTGTCACCTGCGGAATATGATAGAGAATGATCTGCATGTCGCGTTTTG
Above is a window of Roseinatronobacter sp. S2 DNA encoding:
- a CDS encoding ABC transporter ATP-binding protein, whose amino-acid sequence is MSALLSTHDLIAGYGDMRALHGVEISVSAGETVALIGANGAGKSTLLKAIMGVLPVAQGMIRLDGKAVGGQSPHLMVKAGVAIVPEGRRLFVGMSVEENLRIAIEHAAEPMGEPWTLERVFALFPILREKARTLVENLSGGQQQMVSIGRSLLVQPRVLLCDEISLGLAPKVVREIYAALPEISAGGVALVLVEQDVGLAQRASQRLYCMLEGRITLQGASSDITREQISAAYFGATHVLD
- a CDS encoding branched-chain amino acid ABC transporter permease encodes the protein MYWIDGIVQGILLGGLYAQYALGMALMFGVMKIVNVTHGDLVILLALIGISLADLTGLGPWSILATLVPIGAAIGWILQRALLNRVVGDDPLPSLIATFGLSIALQNAMLQIWSADTRSLSGGAIQQASIPIGSLYIGVLPLIVLICATVLTAGMAFLMHYTRFGRALRAASADVEAAAMMGVNPKRVYALATAIAVGILGFAAAFQAMRATVAPSDGPFQLIYAFEAVIIGGLGSIWGAFTGAMILGISQSIGFRINPGLGILAGHLVFLAVLAVRPQGIFKRKS
- a CDS encoding branched-chain amino acid ABC transporter permease; the encoded protein is MSKYQVIRMTLSGRIAWVIFAAALICIISMPWWASQGLIRDVVTLACYIAVAQMWNMLAGYGGLVSVGQQAFVGVAAYAMFVLAQTYGINPYSAVFISLLAPAVLAVPIYFLLHRLEGPYFAIGTWVVAEALRLLATNMPMLNGGAGMSLRVMTQFSVHERAIASSLLAALLLLVTLGGSYLVLRSRYGIAMTAMRDNPAAAASQGVNVHRLRFYLFVAAAVGSGFAGAVYFMAQLRITPPSAFGMNWANLAIFIVMVGGIGSLEGVLIGAVIFFFAERWFGEYGASYLIVLGLMTLACALYFRGGLWGFYSRHFNAPWFPTRRHLVRNEGEVK
- a CDS encoding zinc-binding dehydrogenase — its product is MKALIFDGFGKPLRSGVCPDPVPARDEVVLKICRCGICGSDLHMTEDPVFDLQPGAVIGHEFAGEVVETGADVQNLRVGDLVAAAPLRGCGICAACRAGSPAWCENGMTLIGGGYGQYAALADHQLRKLPDGISLADGALAEPLAVALHGVLRSGLKPGARVLVVGAGAIGLAVVYWARRMGARTIVAADLNDFQRDRAADLGATGFVTSGPDMAQRVAEACGGPPDIVFECVGKVGLIDHCIDLVRPQGTVCVLGLCTGTDKLDSFRAISKEVTVVMSVFFDMHEFATAIDALDAGRYAPQALVSDVVGLSEAPAAFEALRQRTTQCKVLIDPFAD
- a CDS encoding GntR family transcriptional regulator; its protein translation is MKQRELAYDAFTENLLSRQISPGQFISQRELVALTGMSLGAVREMIPRLEADGLIRTVAQRGLQVLHVDMELIRNAFQLRIILEREAVRHFVAVVSDEEIATLRADHEAARAAAASGITPDILANAQRIDWDFHDRMIDMLDNDLIRTIYRTNAIKVRLIRNEDTRMLPELAVSVMDEHLAIITAIESRSPEAAENALLAHITSARQRAVRI
- a CDS encoding dihydrodipicolinate synthase family protein, which codes for MPFSSAAPKPKVAHSAPRAHLFGLSAAMVTPFCTDGTIDTARATAHAAFLMQEGLNGVTLFGTTGEGSSLGTSDRACLLDAVLDAGVPAARITAAIVAPDIETASAQIAAAQAKGVDRMLLAPPFYFKGVSQAGLGAWVTQLISTTKRDMQIILYHIPQVTGVAFDAPLIRQLKDRFSDTIFGVKDSAGDWEHTASLLPMDDLAILIGDERLLARAAPLGGAGAISGMGNLLPARVDNLIRTGMADPDMDALVDRVVSAPVTPLVKALVGGLHDDPGWATTRPPLEQADSALVASLLATVRSLKG